The following coding sequences lie in one Panicum virgatum strain AP13 chromosome 6N, P.virgatum_v5, whole genome shotgun sequence genomic window:
- the LOC120678096 gene encoding amino acid permease 3-like, translating to MSHTVSVAPLDNRGMEVEAGAAGVHVRSRSSEAEPSKPLVDDDGRPRRTGTLWTAIAHIITAVIGSGVLSLAWGIAQLGWAAGPAVMVLFAAVIYYTSTLLTECYRSGDRVFGRRNRTYIDAVRATLGESKERLCCTIQLSNLFGIGIGVSIAASVSMQAIRRAGCFHYRGHDDPCHASTSPYIAIFGVMQVVFSQIPDLDKVWWLSIVAAIMSFSSSTIGVSLGVAEIVTNRGLRGSLAGVISTGATRVTLSLMQKVWRNLQAFGNIAFAYGFSIILLEIQDTIKSPPPSEAVVMKKATAVSVAVTTVIYLLCGCVGYAAFGSAAPDNMLTGFGFYEPFWLLDAANAFVVVHLVGTYQVMTQPVFAYVEARASAAWPGSALVRETDVRLLGRTMAFSVSPIRLAWRTAYVCVTTAVATLLPFFGSVVGFIGAVSFWPLTVYFPVEMYIAHRGVARGSTRWLLLQALSAGCLVVSVAAAAGSIAGVVEELKAHNPFCWSC from the exons ATGTCGCACACCGTTAGCGTGGCGCCCCTCGACAATCGCGGCATGGAGGTGGAGGCTGGCGCCGCCGGTGTCCATGTCCGAAGTCGCTCATCAGAGGCAGAGCCATCCAAGCCGCTGGTTGACGACgacggccggccgcggcgcacCGGCACGCTGTGGACGGCCATCGCGCACATCATCACGGCGGTCATCGGCTCCGGGGTGCTCTCGCTGGCGTGGGGCATCGCGCAGCTGGGCTGGGCGGCAGGCCCTGCCGTGATGGTGCTCTTCGCCGCCGTCATCTACTACACCTCCACCCTCCTCACCGAGTGTTACCGCTCCGGCGACCGCGTGTTCGGCCGGCGCAACCGCACCTACATCGACGCCGTGCGCGCCACGCTGGGCGAGTCCAAGGAGAGGCTCTGCTGCACCATCCAGCTCTCCAACCTTTTCGGCATCGGCATCGGCGTCTCCATCGCGGCGTCCGTCAGCATGCA GGCGATTAGGAGGGCGGGCTGCTTCCACTACAGAGGGCACGATGACCCGTGCCACGCCTCCACCAGCCCGTACATCGCCATCTTCGGCGTCATGCAGGTCGTCTTCTCGCAGATCCCCGACCTAGACAAGGTATGGTGGCTCTCAATTGTCGCCGCCATCATGTCCTTCAGCTCCTCCACCATCGGCGTCTCCCTTGGCGTCGCGGAGATCGTAA CGAACAGAGGGCTAAGGGGCAGCCTCGCCGGCGTCATCAGCACCGGCGCCACCAGGGTGACCCTGTCCCTGATGCAGAAGGTCTGGCGCAACCTGCAGGCCTTTGGAAACATCGCGTTCGCTTACGGTTTCTCTATCATTCTGCTCGAAATCCAG GACACGAtaaagtcgccgccgccgtcggaggCTGTGGTGATGAAGAAGGCGACGGCGGTGAGCGTGGCGGTGACCACCGTGATCTACCTGCTGTGCGGGTGCGTGGGGTACGCGGCCTTCGGCAGCGCGGCCCCCGACAACATGCTCACGGGCTTCGGCTTCTACGAACCCTTCTGGCTGCTGGACGCGGCGAACGCCTTCGTCGTCGTGCACCTGGTGGGCACCTACCAGGTCATGACCCAGCCGGTCTTCGCCTACGTCGAGGCCCGGGCATCCGCCGCGTGGCCCGGCAGCGCGCTGGTCCGCGAGACGGACGTCAGGCTGCTGGGCCGGACCATGGCGTTCTCTGTGAGCCCGATCCGGCTGGCTTGGCGCACGGCGTACGTGTGCGTGAccacggcggtggcgacgcTGCTGCCGTTCTTCGGCTCCGTGGTGGGGTTCATCGGGGCCGTCTCCTTCTGGCCGCTCACCGTCTACTTCCCCGTGGAGATGTACATCGCGCACCGCGGGGTGGCACGGGGAAGCACGCGGTGGCTGCTCCTGCAAGCGCTCAGTGCTGGGTGCCTCGTCGTGTCCGTCGCGGCTGCGGCTGGGTCGATCGCCGGCGTCGTGGAAGAGCTCAAGGCGCACAACCCGTTCTGCTGGTCGTGCTGA